A genomic window from Pannonibacter sp. XCT-53 includes:
- a CDS encoding ABC transporter permease, whose protein sequence is MIAFILRRLVQSVLVMLVVSLVSFTMFRYVGDPIAAIVGQETSIADREALREQLGLNDPVLVQFLGFVGRAVQGDFGISYRLQQPVMELILSRLPATLELAFVSGIVAFAAGVGLGVYTALNRRGLASATIMSTSLIGVSLPTFLIGVFLIWVFAVELQWLPSFGRGETVDLGGWTSGFLTESGRASLVLPVITLGLYQMTLIMRLVRAEMLEVLRTDYIKFARARGLTNRAVNFGHALKNTLVPVITIAGLQLGSIIAFAIVTETVFQWPGVGALFINSVQFVDVPVMAAYLLLISFIFVVINLIVDLLYYVVDPRLRVDRASARH, encoded by the coding sequence ATGATTGCATTCATTCTGAGGCGGCTGGTCCAGTCCGTTCTCGTGATGCTCGTCGTCTCACTGGTTTCCTTCACCATGTTCCGGTACGTCGGCGATCCGATTGCCGCGATCGTCGGGCAGGAAACCTCCATCGCCGACCGCGAGGCGCTTCGCGAGCAGCTTGGCCTCAACGATCCAGTCCTGGTTCAGTTCCTCGGCTTTGTCGGCCGTGCGGTGCAGGGCGATTTCGGCATTTCCTACCGTCTGCAGCAGCCTGTCATGGAGCTGATCCTGTCGCGGCTGCCGGCCACCCTCGAGCTGGCCTTCGTCTCGGGGATCGTGGCCTTCGCGGCCGGCGTCGGGCTCGGCGTCTACACCGCGCTCAACCGCCGCGGCCTCGCCTCCGCAACCATCATGTCGACCTCGCTGATCGGCGTGTCCCTCCCGACCTTCCTCATCGGCGTCTTCCTCATCTGGGTGTTCGCCGTCGAGCTGCAGTGGCTGCCGAGCTTCGGGCGCGGCGAGACCGTGGACCTGGGGGGCTGGACGTCCGGCTTCCTGACCGAGTCCGGCCGGGCCTCGCTGGTGCTGCCGGTGATCACGCTCGGCCTCTACCAGATGACGCTGATCATGCGGCTGGTGCGGGCGGAAATGCTTGAAGTCCTGCGCACGGACTACATCAAGTTCGCGCGGGCCCGCGGCCTGACCAACCGCGCCGTCAACTTCGGCCATGCGCTGAAGAACACGCTGGTTCCGGTGATCACCATCGCCGGCCTGCAGCTCGGCTCGATCATCGCCTTCGCGATCGTCACCGAGACCGTGTTCCAGTGGCCGGGCGTCGGTGCGCTGTTCATCAACTCGGTCCAGTTCGTGGATGTTCCGGTGATGGCGGCCTACCTGCTGCTGATCTCCTTCATCTTCGTGGTGATCAACCTCATCGTGGACCTGCTCTACTACGTCGTTGATCCCCGGCTGCGCGTCGACCGCGCGTCGGCCCGTCACTGA
- a CDS encoding branched-chain amino acid ABC transporter permease — MIGVLSYLVFFATLASILAIAVLGLNLQWGNTGLFNGGVAAFFGAGAYVTLILGGQPQDEHLGGFALPYLLALAGGIAAAGLLAWIVGRLTLKLRHDYLAIATFGVAVAFENVMRNAEWLTGGAKGLRGFERPLRDLLGDGLTYNIAFLTVVLVALVLVYGVLQRLAASPFGRLLRAIREDEDAARSLGKIPARIRLTAFVTGSAIMGLAGGLYGTFYAFVSPQDVLPTLTFQIWAMLIVGGAGNNRGAIAGAFLIWGAWTASGWALSRFAPVEAQLYTGSIQFILIGLVIVGMLLWRPQGLFPERLVVSQSGKPGH; from the coding sequence ATGATCGGGGTGCTGTCCTATCTGGTCTTTTTCGCCACGCTGGCCTCGATCCTGGCCATCGCCGTGCTGGGGCTGAACCTGCAGTGGGGCAACACGGGCCTCTTCAACGGCGGCGTCGCGGCCTTCTTCGGGGCCGGGGCCTATGTCACGCTGATCCTCGGCGGCCAGCCGCAGGACGAGCATCTGGGCGGCTTTGCCTTGCCCTATCTGCTGGCGCTGGCCGGCGGCATCGCGGCGGCGGGGCTGCTCGCCTGGATCGTCGGCCGGCTGACGCTGAAACTCAGGCATGACTATCTGGCGATCGCCACCTTCGGCGTTGCGGTCGCCTTCGAGAACGTCATGCGCAATGCGGAGTGGCTGACCGGCGGGGCCAAGGGCCTGCGCGGCTTCGAGCGGCCCTTGCGGGACCTGCTCGGCGACGGGCTGACCTACAACATCGCGTTCCTGACGGTGGTGCTGGTGGCTCTCGTGCTGGTCTACGGGGTGCTGCAGCGGCTGGCGGCCTCGCCCTTCGGCCGGCTGCTCCGGGCGATCCGCGAGGACGAGGACGCGGCCCGCTCGCTTGGCAAGATCCCGGCGCGGATCCGTCTCACCGCCTTTGTCACCGGCTCGGCGATCATGGGGCTGGCCGGTGGCCTTTATGGCACCTTCTATGCCTTCGTCAGCCCGCAGGACGTGCTCCCCACGCTGACCTTCCAGATCTGGGCCATGCTGATCGTCGGCGGCGCGGGCAACAACCGGGGCGCCATTGCGGGGGCCTTCCTGATCTGGGGCGCCTGGACCGCCAGCGGCTGGGCCCTCTCCCGTTTCGCGCCCGTCGAGGCGCAACTCTATACCGGTTCGATCCAGTTCATCCTGATCGGTCTGGTCATCGTCGGCATGCTGCTCTGGCGTCCGCAAGGACTGTTTCCGGAACGGCTGGTCGTATCGCAATCGGGAAAACCCGGACATTGA
- a CDS encoding histidine phosphatase family protein: MPLSRRAVLALSLAPALAALAGPGPAPVRAAPAHPWVPQLKDGTVVGLLRHALAPGTGDPAGFRLGDCSTQRNLSAEGRAQAQAIGAALRGLGLDGARVYSSQWCRCLDTARLLALGPVEELPALNSFFADRDREGEQTRALEDWLAGQTAAGPLILVTHQVNITALTGIVPASGELVLATRLRTSAPRLVARATLG; the protein is encoded by the coding sequence ATGCCCCTCTCCCGCCGCGCCGTCCTTGCCCTGTCCCTGGCCCCTGCGCTCGCAGCCCTCGCCGGGCCTGGTCCGGCCCCCGTCCGGGCCGCGCCCGCCCATCCCTGGGTGCCGCAGCTGAAGGACGGAACGGTGGTGGGGCTGCTGCGGCACGCGCTTGCCCCCGGCACCGGGGACCCGGCCGGTTTCCGGCTTGGCGACTGCAGCACCCAGCGCAACCTCTCGGCTGAAGGGCGCGCCCAGGCGCAGGCCATCGGCGCCGCCCTGCGCGGGCTTGGCCTTGACGGGGCACGGGTCTACTCCAGCCAGTGGTGCCGCTGCCTCGACACGGCGCGTCTGCTGGCGCTTGGACCGGTGGAGGAACTGCCCGCCCTCAACTCCTTCTTTGCCGACCGGGACCGGGAGGGCGAACAGACGCGGGCCCTTGAGGACTGGCTCGCCGGCCAGACGGCGGCGGGGCCACTGATCCTCGTCACCCATCAGGTCAACATCACGGCGCTCACGGGGATTGTCCCGGCCAGCGGCGAACTTGTCCTCGCCACCCGCCTCAGGACGTCCGCCCCCCGGCTGGTGGCGCGGGCGACCCTGGGCTGA
- a CDS encoding ABC transporter permease: protein MNSFARAWDSDIAYSFRRSPVAILATIVSLAIIIPAVLAPWIAPYDPFNPASLNLMDGFTPPGEPNAFTGNVYLLGTDNQGRDILSAILYGARISLFVGFSAVLFGMILGISLGLLAGWRGGWVDSLLMRIADVQMSFPSILIALLIFGVARGFIPQDMREDLAIWVLIVSIGLSEWVPFARVVRGSTMVEKNKEYVQAARVIGVHPTRIVVSHILPNVLGPVLVIATIHLALAIIAEATLSFLGVGVPPTQPSLGTLIRIGQGFLFSGEWWILLFPSIALLALALSVNLLGDWLRDALNPRLR, encoded by the coding sequence ATGAACAGCTTCGCCCGCGCGTGGGATAGCGACATTGCCTATTCCTTCCGCCGCTCGCCCGTTGCCATCCTGGCAACGATCGTGTCCCTTGCCATCATCATTCCGGCGGTCCTTGCCCCCTGGATCGCCCCCTATGACCCGTTCAATCCGGCCAGCCTGAACCTGATGGACGGCTTCACGCCGCCGGGCGAGCCCAATGCCTTCACCGGCAATGTCTATCTGCTCGGCACCGACAACCAGGGCCGTGACATCCTGTCCGCAATCCTCTACGGCGCGCGGATCTCGCTGTTCGTCGGCTTCTCGGCGGTGCTGTTCGGCATGATCCTCGGCATCAGCCTCGGTCTCCTCGCCGGCTGGCGCGGCGGCTGGGTCGACAGCCTGCTGATGCGCATTGCCGACGTGCAGATGTCCTTCCCCTCGATCCTGATCGCGCTGCTCATCTTCGGTGTCGCCCGCGGCTTCATCCCGCAGGACATGCGCGAGGATCTGGCGATCTGGGTGCTGATCGTCTCGATCGGCCTGTCGGAGTGGGTGCCCTTCGCCCGCGTCGTGCGCGGCTCCACCATGGTGGAGAAGAACAAGGAATACGTGCAGGCCGCGCGCGTCATCGGCGTGCATCCGACCCGCATCGTGGTCTCCCACATCCTGCCGAACGTGCTGGGACCGGTGCTTGTCATCGCGACCATCCACCTGGCGCTGGCGATCATCGCCGAGGCGACCCTGTCCTTCCTCGGCGTCGGCGTGCCGCCGACCCAGCCCTCGCTGGGCACCCTGATCCGCATCGGCCAGGGCTTCCTGTTCTCCGGCGAGTGGTGGATCCTGCTGTTCCCGTCGATTGCCCTCCTGGCGCTGGCGCTCTCGGTCAACCTGCTCGGTGACTGGCTGCGCGACGCGCTCAACCCGCGCCTGAGGTGA
- a CDS encoding ABC transporter ATP-binding protein, producing MSDALIRVENLWRRFDVSKPWLNRVIEREERQFLTAVADVNFEIRKGETFALVGESGSGKSTIAKMVVGLIPVSSGRILFDGTPVTGTTGADMRAIRRRFQMIFQDPFASLNPRWRVGDIIAEPIHTFGLASGADAANQVGKLLDTVGLSAKDAEKYPHEFSGGQRQRIAIARALSSRPEFIVCDEPTSALDVSVQAQILNLMRDLQDELGLTYLFISHDLSVVRHMANRIGVLYLGRLVEVSEGKSLFRQPQHPYTRMLLDAVPDLAMSGRRRKPVEGEIPNPINPPSGCAFHPRCPVAMDRCKVEAPKDRDTPIGRAACFALEMQPA from the coding sequence ATGTCTGACGCCCTGATCCGCGTCGAGAACCTGTGGCGGCGCTTCGACGTCTCCAAGCCCTGGCTGAACCGCGTCATCGAGCGGGAGGAGCGTCAGTTCCTGACCGCCGTGGCCGATGTGAACTTCGAGATCCGCAAGGGCGAGACCTTTGCGCTCGTGGGCGAATCCGGCTCGGGCAAGTCCACCATCGCCAAGATGGTGGTGGGGCTGATCCCGGTGTCCTCCGGCCGCATCCTGTTCGACGGCACCCCCGTCACGGGAACGACGGGCGCCGACATGCGCGCCATTCGCCGGCGGTTCCAGATGATCTTCCAGGATCCCTTCGCCAGCCTCAACCCGCGCTGGCGCGTGGGCGACATCATCGCCGAGCCGATCCATACCTTCGGCCTGGCGAGCGGGGCGGATGCGGCCAACCAGGTCGGCAAGCTGCTCGACACGGTGGGCCTGTCGGCGAAGGATGCGGAGAAGTATCCGCACGAGTTCTCCGGTGGCCAGCGCCAGCGCATCGCCATCGCGCGCGCGCTGTCGTCGCGGCCGGAGTTCATCGTCTGCGACGAGCCGACCTCGGCGCTGGACGTGTCCGTGCAGGCGCAGATCCTCAACCTGATGCGCGACCTGCAGGATGAGCTGGGGCTGACCTACCTGTTCATCAGCCACGACCTGTCGGTGGTCCGCCACATGGCCAACCGGATCGGCGTGCTCTATCTCGGCCGCCTCGTCGAGGTGTCGGAGGGCAAGTCGCTGTTCCGCCAGCCGCAGCATCCCTACACGCGCATGCTGCTCGACGCGGTGCCGGACCTTGCCATGTCGGGCCGGCGGCGCAAGCCGGTGGAGGGCGAGATCCCGAACCCGATCAACCCGCCCTCCGGCTGCGCCTTCCATCCGCGCTGCCCGGTCGCCATGGACCGCTGCAAGGTCGAGGCGCCGAAGGATCGCGACACGCCGATCGGCCGCGCCGCCTGCTTCGCCCTCGAGATGCAGCCGGCCTGA
- a CDS encoding LysR substrate-binding domain-containing protein, which translates to MSDLPPLAALRVFDAAARLGNFTRAAEELGMTQAAVSYQIRLLEERSGGPLFRRAARHVELTDLGRQLAPAVHEAFDLIRDAFAGVRAQAEGALTISCVATFATQWLARHLGAFQLLQPRLAVRVETSGQLVDFARDTVDISIRSGKGQWPGLTAHLLLPARFTPMLHPDLAASIGGVREPADLLKLKIIDPSDPWWPQWFAMAGVTCTDLDSRTQTRLGAQILEANAAAAGQGVAILTPWFYRDEIERGRLYQPFALTCDDGSGYWLCYPPARRNSPKIRAFRQWILAALQTEPGTDAPAVSPGSPAPPAGGRTS; encoded by the coding sequence ATGTCTGACCTGCCGCCGCTCGCCGCCCTCCGGGTCTTTGACGCCGCTGCCCGGCTCGGCAATTTCACACGCGCGGCCGAGGAGCTGGGCATGACCCAGGCTGCGGTGAGCTATCAGATCAGGCTGCTGGAGGAGCGCAGCGGCGGGCCCCTGTTCCGGCGGGCCGCGCGGCACGTGGAGCTGACGGATCTGGGCCGTCAGCTGGCGCCAGCCGTGCATGAGGCCTTCGACCTGATCCGCGACGCCTTTGCCGGCGTGCGGGCGCAGGCGGAAGGTGCCCTGACGATCAGCTGTGTGGCGACCTTTGCCACCCAGTGGCTGGCCCGGCATCTGGGCGCGTTCCAGCTGTTGCAGCCGAGGCTGGCCGTGCGGGTGGAGACATCGGGACAGCTGGTCGACTTCGCCCGGGACACCGTCGACATCTCCATCCGCTCGGGCAAGGGGCAGTGGCCGGGCCTGACGGCGCATCTGCTGCTGCCGGCCCGCTTCACGCCCATGCTGCATCCGGACCTGGCCGCCAGCATCGGCGGCGTGCGCGAGCCGGCCGACCTGCTGAAGCTCAAGATCATCGATCCGTCCGACCCCTGGTGGCCGCAATGGTTTGCCATGGCCGGTGTCACCTGCACCGATCTCGACAGCCGGACGCAGACCCGGCTCGGGGCCCAGATCCTGGAGGCGAATGCCGCGGCCGCCGGCCAGGGCGTCGCCATCCTGACGCCGTGGTTCTACCGCGACGAGATCGAGCGGGGGCGGCTTTACCAGCCCTTTGCCCTGACCTGCGACGACGGCAGCGGCTACTGGCTGTGCTACCCGCCCGCACGGCGCAACAGCCCGAAGATCCGGGCCTTCCGGCAGTGGATCCTCGCAGCGCTCCAGACCGAGCCGGGCACCGATGCGCCGGCCGTCAGCCCAGGGTCGCCCGCGCCACCAGCCGGGGGGCGGACGTCCTGA
- a CDS encoding ABC transporter ATP-binding protein: MADVLLSVRDLVVEFPTRRGTLTAINKVSFDIHAGEVLGVVGESGAGKSLTGAAIIGLLEPPGRVAGGEIRLKGERIDNLSPEGMRKVRGRRIGMVFQDPLTSLNPLYTIAQQLTETILTHMPVSKAEARQRAIALLDRVGIPAASRRIDDYPHHFSGGMRQRVVIALALAAEPELVIADEPTTALDVSVQAQIIDLIKEMCSERGAAVMLITHDMGVIAETADRVAVLYAGRLAEIGPVHDVITRAEHPYTRGLMGSIPTLTQETDRLVQIPGAMPRLNAIPKGCAFNPRCADVFGRCHTERPDPIDRPGGRQVACWLYKKEMSHV, encoded by the coding sequence ATGGCTGACGTTCTCCTGTCCGTCCGCGATCTGGTCGTGGAGTTTCCCACCCGTCGCGGCACCCTGACCGCCATCAACAAGGTCTCCTTCGACATCCACGCCGGCGAAGTCCTCGGAGTCGTGGGTGAATCCGGGGCCGGCAAGTCGCTGACCGGCGCCGCCATCATCGGCCTGCTCGAACCGCCGGGCCGTGTGGCCGGCGGCGAGATCCGCCTGAAAGGCGAGCGCATCGACAACCTGTCGCCCGAAGGCATGCGCAAGGTTCGCGGCCGCCGCATCGGCATGGTGTTCCAGGATCCGCTGACCAGCCTCAACCCGCTCTACACCATCGCGCAGCAGCTGACGGAGACCATCCTGACGCACATGCCGGTGTCGAAGGCGGAGGCACGCCAGCGGGCGATCGCCCTGCTCGACCGGGTCGGCATTCCGGCCGCGTCCCGCCGCATCGACGACTATCCGCATCACTTCTCCGGCGGCATGCGCCAGCGCGTGGTGATTGCCCTGGCGCTTGCGGCCGAGCCGGAACTCGTCATCGCCGACGAGCCGACAACGGCGCTGGATGTGTCGGTGCAGGCGCAGATCATCGATCTCATCAAGGAGATGTGCAGCGAGCGCGGGGCAGCCGTCATGCTGATCACCCACGACATGGGCGTGATCGCCGAGACGGCCGACCGGGTGGCGGTGCTCTACGCCGGGCGCCTGGCCGAGATCGGCCCGGTGCATGACGTGATCACCCGCGCCGAGCACCCCTACACCCGCGGCCTGATGGGGTCGATCCCGACCCTGACGCAGGAAACCGACCGGCTGGTGCAGATCCCCGGTGCGATGCCGCGTCTCAACGCCATCCCGAAGGGCTGCGCCTTCAACCCGCGCTGCGCGGACGTGTTCGGCCGCTGCCACACCGAACGGCCTGATCCGATCGACCGCCCCGGCGGACGGCAGGTGGCCTGCTGGCTGTACAAGAAGGAGATGAGCCATGTCTGA
- a CDS encoding ABC transporter substrate-binding protein → MKRSVQTAGLGLVLGLGLVPVAGEAMAQSCTQKIGAVLPISVDWGRPIAETAKFVVEQVNSAGGVAGCNIELVLRDDQTDPKVGVDAAKALVDIDQVPVLLGSVSSGVSMPILTSVTVPGKVMQMSCCSSSTAFTKLAEQGKTEGLWFRTFATSRVQAAVGAMVARDKGYKSVAILYKNDDWGQDIGKIVAANLEKLGIKVTAQVALNDAQPSYRAEVTEALAGQPDAVYLALYPTEGTAAVREWLSLGGTQNMILTNSLKSDDFRKNVGIEYLGNAVGTDTASPRTPSAEAFVTRYVEKFGSQPNGPGLANSYDATMIALLAMQAAGKDAKGPQIAAMVAKVTDPKGTPVTADAAGFAEAAKILAGGGTVLYQGATGNVKFDANGDVSAPAVVWSFTNEGTKEDTYIPLEEVDAFVASMK, encoded by the coding sequence ATGAAGCGGAGTGTCCAGACAGCCGGGCTTGGGCTGGTTCTCGGACTGGGGCTGGTGCCCGTGGCGGGAGAGGCCATGGCACAGTCCTGCACGCAGAAGATCGGCGCGGTGCTGCCGATCTCGGTCGACTGGGGCCGTCCCATCGCCGAGACGGCGAAATTCGTGGTCGAGCAGGTCAATTCCGCCGGCGGCGTTGCCGGCTGCAACATCGAGCTGGTGCTGCGCGATGACCAGACCGATCCGAAGGTGGGCGTGGACGCGGCCAAGGCGCTCGTCGACATCGACCAGGTGCCGGTGCTGCTCGGATCGGTGTCGAGCGGCGTGTCGATGCCGATCCTGACCTCGGTGACCGTGCCGGGCAAGGTGATGCAGATGTCCTGCTGCTCGTCCTCGACCGCCTTCACCAAGCTCGCCGAACAGGGCAAGACCGAAGGCCTGTGGTTCCGCACCTTCGCCACCTCGCGCGTGCAGGCGGCCGTCGGCGCCATGGTGGCGCGCGACAAGGGCTACAAGTCGGTCGCCATCCTCTACAAGAACGACGACTGGGGCCAGGACATCGGCAAGATCGTTGCCGCCAACCTGGAGAAGCTCGGCATCAAGGTGACCGCGCAGGTGGCGCTGAACGACGCCCAGCCCTCCTACCGGGCGGAAGTGACCGAGGCGCTGGCCGGCCAGCCGGACGCCGTCTACCTGGCGCTTTACCCGACCGAAGGGACGGCGGCCGTGCGCGAATGGCTGTCGCTCGGCGGCACGCAGAACATGATCCTGACCAACTCGCTGAAGTCCGACGACTTCCGCAAGAATGTCGGCATCGAGTATCTCGGCAACGCAGTCGGCACCGACACCGCCTCGCCGCGCACGCCGTCGGCAGAAGCCTTCGTGACGCGCTATGTCGAGAAGTTCGGCAGCCAGCCGAACGGCCCGGGCCTCGCCAACAGCTATGACGCGACCATGATCGCGCTCCTGGCGATGCAGGCGGCCGGCAAGGACGCCAAGGGTCCGCAGATTGCCGCGATGGTGGCCAAGGTGACCGATCCCAAGGGCACGCCGGTGACGGCGGACGCGGCCGGCTTTGCCGAAGCCGCCAAGATCCTCGCGGGCGGCGGCACCGTGCTCTACCAGGGCGCGACCGGCAACGTGAAGTTCGATGCCAACGGCGATGTCTCGGCTCCGGCCGTGGTGTGGAGCTTCACCAACGAGGGCACCAAGGAAGACACCTACATTCCGCTGGAAGAGGTGGATGCGTTCGTTGCCTCGATGAAATAG
- a CDS encoding ABC transporter substrate-binding protein: MGFGLMRSALLRRTTAALLASAALALTFAPAEAKTLRWARVGDALTLDPHSANEGPTSTLLHHIYETLVTRANDGSLQPGLATEWSIDPLDPTVWVFKLREGVKFHDGAAMTAEDVVASLERVRKETSDFKGLHTEVVSAEAVGDYTVRVKMSGPSPLYVQNLTNFFIMDKGWIATHGVEMPQDRKNAEEKYTVRNANGTGPYKVVSRDPEVRTVLQYFDGHWDTKPEVTEIVYTPIKEAATRVAALLSGEVDFVQDVPVQDISRLQSTAGVAVTTGPENRSIFFGYDQGSDKLRSANTPDNPFKKPQVREALHLAMDRDAIMKVVMRGQSLPAGVAMPPFVNGWSPELDAYPKPDYDKAKALLAEAGYPEGFSVDLNCPNDRYLNDEAICQAYVGMLGRIGIKANLVSQSRTLHFPLIQKFETDFYMLGWGVPTFDSAYVFDFLIHSPEGARGGWNATKYLNPEVDAMIKSLATEIDNNARNATIAKIWDQVQKDRVLLPVHNQLLAYATRDNISIEVHPENQPKLTTVKFK, translated from the coding sequence ATGGGTTTCGGATTGATGCGGTCGGCGCTGCTGCGCCGGACGACTGCCGCCTTGCTCGCCAGCGCTGCGCTGGCGCTGACGTTTGCGCCGGCTGAGGCCAAGACCTTGCGCTGGGCGCGTGTCGGCGACGCGCTGACACTGGATCCGCATTCGGCCAACGAAGGCCCCACCTCGACCCTGCTGCATCACATCTACGAGACGCTGGTCACCCGCGCCAACGACGGCAGCCTGCAGCCCGGTCTGGCCACCGAGTGGAGCATCGACCCGCTCGACCCGACCGTCTGGGTGTTCAAGCTGCGTGAGGGCGTGAAGTTCCACGACGGCGCCGCGATGACGGCCGAGGACGTGGTTGCCTCGCTCGAGCGCGTCCGCAAGGAAACCTCGGACTTCAAGGGCCTGCATACCGAAGTCGTCAGCGCGGAAGCCGTCGGCGACTACACCGTGCGCGTGAAGATGAGCGGCCCGTCCCCGCTCTACGTCCAGAACCTGACCAACTTCTTCATCATGGACAAGGGCTGGATCGCGACGCATGGCGTCGAGATGCCGCAGGACCGCAAGAACGCGGAAGAGAAGTACACCGTCCGCAACGCCAACGGCACCGGCCCCTACAAGGTCGTGTCGCGCGATCCGGAAGTGCGCACCGTGCTGCAGTACTTCGACGGCCACTGGGACACCAAGCCGGAAGTGACCGAAATCGTCTACACCCCGATCAAGGAAGCCGCGACGCGCGTCGCCGCCCTGCTGTCGGGTGAGGTGGACTTCGTCCAGGACGTGCCGGTGCAGGACATCTCGCGCCTGCAGAGCACGGCGGGCGTTGCCGTCACCACCGGCCCGGAAAACCGTTCGATCTTCTTCGGTTACGACCAGGGTTCGGACAAGCTGCGTTCGGCCAACACGCCGGACAACCCCTTCAAGAAGCCGCAGGTGCGTGAGGCGCTTCACCTCGCCATGGACCGCGACGCGATCATGAAGGTCGTGATGCGCGGCCAGTCCCTGCCGGCCGGCGTCGCCATGCCGCCCTTCGTGAACGGCTGGTCGCCGGAACTCGACGCCTATCCGAAGCCGGACTACGACAAGGCCAAGGCGCTGCTCGCCGAAGCCGGGTATCCGGAAGGCTTCTCGGTTGACCTGAACTGCCCGAACGACCGCTACCTGAACGACGAGGCCATCTGCCAGGCCTATGTCGGCATGCTCGGCCGCATCGGCATCAAGGCCAACCTCGTGTCGCAGTCGCGCACGCTGCACTTCCCGCTGATCCAGAAGTTCGAGACCGACTTCTACATGCTCGGCTGGGGCGTCCCGACCTTCGACAGCGCCTACGTGTTCGACTTCCTGATCCACTCGCCGGAAGGCGCGCGTGGCGGCTGGAACGCGACCAAGTACCTGAACCCGGAAGTCGATGCGATGATCAAGTCGCTGGCGACCGAGATCGACAACAATGCCCGCAACGCCACCATCGCAAAGATCTGGGACCAGGTGCAGAAGGACCGCGTCCTCCTGCCGGTGCACAACCAGCTCCTCGCCTATGCGACGCGTGACAACATCAGCATTGAGGTCCATCCGGAAAACCAGCCGAAGCTGACGACCGTCAAGTTCAAGTGA
- a CDS encoding branched-chain amino acid ABC transporter permease: MIQSLADGILVGAVLSLGAIGLTMVMHMLRFANFAHAELLTIGAYAALVFDRVFQGVNATLGVKLAPLTLTGSLIVAMVIAMAITGASAVLIDRLVFRRVREKGGELSMVFASFGVALIVRNVIGLVFGLHTELYSKSIAFAVVVSRDPLLLIKPDQVFVLAATLVIMLVLHLVLSRTTLGYALRAVAENPSLAQVNGIPLQRMIVLIWVIGGGLAATAGIFYGMTNHLSPVMGRDLVLPIFAAAIVGGIGSIYGAALGGMIVGIASSLALLILPSGYSPSVPFLIILAVLLVRPNGLFGEVRA, from the coding sequence ATGATCCAATCGCTTGCCGACGGTATTCTCGTGGGGGCGGTCCTGTCGCTGGGCGCCATCGGGCTGACGATGGTCATGCACATGCTGCGCTTTGCCAATTTCGCCCATGCGGAGCTCCTGACCATCGGCGCCTATGCGGCGCTGGTGTTCGACCGGGTGTTCCAGGGCGTGAATGCCACGCTGGGGGTGAAGCTCGCGCCGCTGACCCTGACCGGATCGCTCATCGTGGCGATGGTCATTGCCATGGCGATCACCGGTGCTTCCGCCGTGCTGATCGACCGGCTCGTCTTTCGCCGGGTGCGGGAGAAGGGCGGCGAACTGTCGATGGTCTTTGCCTCCTTCGGTGTCGCGCTGATCGTGCGCAATGTCATCGGTCTGGTCTTCGGGCTGCATACGGAGCTCTACTCCAAGAGCATCGCCTTTGCGGTGGTGGTCAGCCGCGATCCGCTGCTGCTGATCAAGCCGGATCAGGTGTTCGTGCTGGCGGCAACGCTGGTCATCATGCTGGTGCTGCATCTGGTGCTGTCGCGCACGACGCTCGGCTATGCGTTGCGCGCCGTGGCGGAGAACCCCTCGCTGGCGCAGGTCAACGGCATTCCGCTGCAGCGGATGATCGTGCTGATCTGGGTGATCGGCGGTGGCCTGGCGGCTACGGCCGGCATCTTCTACGGCATGACCAACCACCTGTCGCCGGTGATGGGCCGCGACCTGGTGCTGCCGATCTTTGCCGCGGCCATCGTCGGCGGCATCGGCAGCATCTACGGCGCGGCGCTGGGCGGCATGATCGTCGGCATCGCCTCGAGCCTCGCGCTGCTGATCCTGCCCTCCGGCTACTCGCCCTCGGTTCCCTTCCTCATCATTCTCGCGGTGCTCCTGGTGCGCCCGAACGGTCTCTTCGGCGAGGTGCGCGCATGA